One Aegilops tauschii subsp. strangulata cultivar AL8/78 chromosome 7, Aet v6.0, whole genome shotgun sequence genomic window carries:
- the LOC109774173 gene encoding GDSL esterase/lipase At1g29660-like has product MTVRVSVLRVGILCLLAMSASASAQYRSSPSSPDSYPSPGSYPSPGSPDGNEGEGEAVPPRNVTCKDTDGKRPGCTSTCPDRCPQQCIVLCPDCKTFCHDEVKPAKPVPPPAMFVFGDGALDVGNNAYLPKVETEEGYPPQVSQSSSGRFSNGANLADTVATSIGFQQSPPAYMSLNGGLNMWGANYASAGSGIKISTNGERSISLPKQLEHFKATRSQMEAKLGGDAKVRELLSKSFFLIGTGGQDLDPRWNVESRYPRSQTELQELITLYGEAISSLYDMGARKMAIVNVGLIGCKPQPYNYNYVCDQSLNENATAFDAALKSLMASLSSKKQGLSYSIGDFYGFTTAVFAHPANYGLVNTKDSCSQWGYPDWTYCYNPDGYWFWDPEFMTDRAAKLTAAAFYYGPPQFTFPVTFKALLEKK; this is encoded by the exons ATGACGGTGCGTGTTAGTGTGCTCAGGGTGGGCATCCTCTGCCTGCTAGCAAtgtcggcgtcggcatcggcgcAATACCGGTCGTCCCCAAGCTCCCCGGATTCGTATCCATCCCCGGGCTCATACCCGTCTCCGGGCTCCCCAgacggcaacgagggggagggggaggccgtCCCTCCCAGGAACGTCACCTGCAAGGACACCGACGGGAAGAGGCCGGGGTGCACGAGCACCTGCCCCGACCGCTGCCCCCAGCAGTGCATCGTCCTCTGCCCCGACTGCAAGACATTCTGCC ACGACGAGGTAAAGCCGGCGAAGCCCGTGCCTCCACCGGCCATGTTCGTGTTCGGAGACGGGGCGTTGGACGTCGGCAACAATGCATACTTGCCCAAGGTCGAAACGGAGGAGGGGTACCCCCCTCAAGTCTCCCAATCTAGCAGCGGCAGGTTCAGCAACGGAGCCAACTTGGCTGACACTGTCG CAACATCTATCGGCTTCCAGCAGAGCCCTCCAGCTTACATGTCGTTGAACGGTGGGCTCAACATGTGGGGCGCCAACTACGCCTCAGCGGGTTCCGGTATCAAAATCTCCACC AACGGAGAACGGTCCATCTCGTTGCCGAAGCAGCTTGAGCACTTCAAGGCGACGAGGTCCCAGATGGAGGCCAAGCTGGGTGGCGACGCCAAAGTGCGCGAGCTCCTCTCCAAGTCCTTCTTCCTAATTGGCACCGGTGGCCAGGACCTCGATCCAAGATGGAACGTCGAGTCCCGATATCCACGATCACAGACCGAGCTCCAGGAGCTCATCACCCTTTACGGGGAAGCCATCTCGTCCCTCTATGACATGGGCGCCAGGAAGATGGCCATCGTCAATGTTGGACTCATTGGCTGCAAGCCGCAACCCTACAACTACAACTATGTCTGCGACCAGAGCCTGAACGAAAACGCCACCGCGTTTGACGCCGCCCTCAAATCCCTCATGGCCAGCCTCTCGTCCAAGAAACAGGGGCTCTCCTACTCCATCGGCGACTTCTACGGCTTCACCACGGCTGTCTTCGCCCACCCAGCAAATTATG GGCTAGTGAATACCAAGGACTCGTGCAGCCAGTGGGGCTACCCAGACTGGACGTACTGCTACAACCCAGACGGTTACTGGTTCTGGGACCCGGAGTTCATGACGGATAGGGCCGCCAAGCTGACAGCCGCTGCGTTCTACTATGGTCCACCCCAGTTTACATTTCCAGTTACCTTTAAGGCTCTGTTGGAGAAAAAATAA
- the LOC109774161 gene encoding putative inorganic phosphate transporter 1-13: protein MFTTWPARRHACSSLFCHLHGAGSAMLYRVLDAVTSVKCETRRARKQIKVLEALDVAGTQLYHFTTIVIAGMGFFTDAYDLFSVSLIADLLGRIYYHSADGRLPGNVAGAVSGVALCGTVLGQLFFGWLGDRMGRKLIYGVTLKLMVVCSLASGLSFHNKPECVVATLCFFRFWLGFGIGGDYPLSATIMSEYANKRTRGAFIAAVFAMQGLGNLAAGAVVLVLSASFKNTAAYDTDQLGQADYVWRIVLMLGAVPALLTYYWRMKMPETARYTALITKNLKLAASDMAAVLNIDFVSDMDAEAVVKQDEFGLFSMEFLHKHGRQLLGTTVCWFVLDVVFYSLNLFMKDIFNGIGWFGDAAEMSPLEQTYKIARTQAIIVVGGSLPGYFLTVLFVDRIGRIKIQLMGFTMMTIFMIGLAAPYKFWSKPNMHAGFAIMYALILFFSNFGPNSTTFILPTEIFPTRLRSTCNGISAAGGKCGAIIGVLWFQYSHTSIRSSLLLLAGCNLVGVMFTLALPESKGMSLEDITGEMEEESEPSQESATIAEVEFIHSVEVL from the exons ATGTTCACGACCTGGCCTGCGAGGAGGCACGCGTGCAGCTCCCTCTTCTGCCACCTCCATGGCGCCGGGAGCGCCATGCTGTACCGCGTGCTGGACGCGGTGACGTCGGTGAAATGCGAGACGCGGCGGGCTCGCAAGCAGATCAAGGTGCTGGAGGCCCTCGACGTCGCCGGGACGCAGCTATACCACTTcaccaccatcgtcatcgccgGCATGGGTTTCTTCACGGACGCCTACGACCTGTTCTCGGTCTCCCTCATCGCCGACCTCCTGGGCCGCATCTACTACCACTCGGCGGACGGCAGGCTCCCCGGTAACGTTGCCGGCGCCGTCAGCGGCGTGGCGCTCTGCGGCACGGTCCTGGGGCAGCTCTTCTTCGGCTGGCTCGGCGACAGGATGGGGCGGAAGCTGATCTACGGCGTCACGCTCAAGCTCATGGTGGTGTGCTCGCTCGCGTCCGGCCTCTCCTTCCACAACAAGCCCGAGTGCGTCGTGGCCACGTTGTGCTTCTTCCGCTTCTGGCTCGGCTTCGGCATCGGCGGCGACTACCCGCTTTCGGCCACCATCATGTCTGAGTATGCCAACAAGAGGACTCGCGGTGCCTTCATAGCAGCAGTCTTCGCTATGCAG GGTCTTGGGAACTTGGCTGCTGGGGCTGTTGTTCTGGTGCTCTCTGCGAGCTTCAAGAACACGGCCGCGTATGATACTGACCAGCTCGGGCAAGCAGACTACGTGTGGCGCATAGTACTCATGCTCGGCGCCGTTCCTGCCCTGCTCACCTACTACTGGCGCATGAAGATGCCCGAGACGGCGCGCTACACCGCGCTCATCACCAAGAACCTCAAGCTAGCGGCGTCTGACATGGCCGCCGTCCTGAACATCGACTTCGTGTCGGACATGGACGCGGAGGCTGTCGTCAAGCAGGACGAGTTCGGCCTCTTCTCCATGGAGTTCCTTCACAAGCATGGCCGCCAGCTCCTCGGAACCACCGTGTGCTGGTTCGTCCTTGATGTCGTCTTCTACTCCCTCAACCTCTTCATGAAGGACATTTTCAACGGCATCGGCTGGTTTGGAGACGCGGCCGAGATGAGCCCTCTCGAGCAGACCTACAAGATAGCCCGCACGCAGGCCATCATCGTGGTCGGCGGTTCCCTGCCAGGGTACTTCCTCACCGTCCTCTTCGTTGACCGCATCGGCCGCATCAAGATCCAGCTCATGGGGTTCACCATGATGACCATCTTCATGATCGGGCTCGCCGCGCCCTACAAGTTCTGGTCCAAACCCAACATGCACGCAGGCTTCGCCATCATGTATGCATTGATCCTCTTCTTCTCAAACTTCGGCCCCAACTCCACCACCTTCATCCTGCCCACCGAGATATTCCCGACGCGGCTGCGGTCGACATGCAATGGCATATCGGCTGCCGGGGGTAAGTGTGGTGCCATCATCGGTGTTCTCTGGTTCCAGTATTCTCATACAAGCATCCGGAGCTCTCTCCTTCTTCTGGCAGGGTGCAACCTGGTTGGGGTCATGTTCACTCTTGCCTTGCCGGAATCCAAAGGGATGTCACTGGAGGATATCACcggggaaatggaggaagaaaGCGAACCATCTCAAGAATCTGCAACCATTGCTGAAGTTGAGTTCATCCATAGCGTGGAAGTTTTGTAA